Proteins co-encoded in one Waddlia chondrophila WSU 86-1044 genomic window:
- a CDS encoding toxin-antitoxin system YwqK family antitoxin — MHKVVLMGLSVGMAVALSGCSKRSCGDVCKPEKEALSQTYIHKYGMEVPQREWKDRGQNGRVVSTLKSGVVVTKNYKDGFLDGETTYTFPHSGAIQKTEMYSQGRLVQATENDSTGIKVKQVDYDTPTHKKVSVWYENSAPHYNEEYEGNKLIEGEYFTPYQQLEARVDQGSGRRVNRDQYGVMESEDKIQHGELVLRTFFYPNGAPKEVIPYQNGIVSGERKTFLPGGEPQTVESWNHDHREGVTVVYQNGEKIAEVPYLNGQKNGVEQRYRDGQFLVEEITWKNGQKHGPCYRTIGETTIVEYYMYGRKVPRVEYDRQMNHLIR, encoded by the coding sequence ATGCATAAGGTGGTTTTAATGGGGTTGTCGGTTGGGATGGCGGTAGCGCTTTCTGGCTGTTCCAAACGTTCGTGCGGAGACGTTTGCAAGCCTGAAAAGGAGGCTTTGAGCCAAACATATATTCACAAATATGGAATGGAGGTTCCACAAAGGGAGTGGAAGGATCGTGGCCAGAACGGCAGAGTGGTTTCTACGTTGAAATCGGGTGTTGTGGTGACGAAAAATTACAAAGATGGCTTTCTGGATGGTGAGACGACTTACACATTCCCTCATAGTGGTGCAATTCAGAAAACGGAAATGTATAGCCAAGGGCGGTTAGTTCAAGCAACGGAAAATGATTCCACAGGTATAAAGGTGAAGCAGGTCGATTACGACACTCCGACACATAAGAAGGTGTCTGTTTGGTATGAAAACAGCGCTCCTCATTATAATGAGGAATATGAAGGGAACAAATTGATCGAAGGGGAATATTTTACTCCTTACCAGCAATTGGAAGCGAGAGTGGATCAAGGAAGCGGGCGGCGCGTTAATAGAGACCAGTATGGTGTCATGGAGTCCGAAGATAAGATTCAGCATGGCGAGCTGGTATTGCGCACTTTTTTCTATCCAAATGGAGCGCCGAAAGAGGTGATTCCCTATCAAAACGGCATTGTCAGTGGAGAAAGAAAAACGTTTCTGCCTGGCGGGGAGCCTCAAACAGTCGAATCTTGGAATCATGATCACCGAGAGGGGGTCACAGTTGTCTATCAAAATGGCGAAAAGATTGCGGAAGTGCCTTATTTGAACGGTCAAAAAAATGGAGTGGAGCAGAGGTATCGCGATGGCCAGTTTCTTGTCGAAGAGATCACTTGGAAAAATGGTCAGAAGCATGGTCCTTGCTACCGCACTATCGGTGAAACGACAATTGTGGAGTACTACATGTATGGAAGAAAAGTTCCCCGTGTAGAGTACGACAGGCAGATGAACCATTTGATCAGATAA
- the pheT gene encoding phenylalanine--tRNA ligase subunit beta, which translates to MKLPLSWILEVIDLNLPSHKIANMLTMAGLEVDGCTPLPLAFENVVVGEVLRTERHPDAEKLCIATVFDGEEQFQVVCGAPNCRPGLKTAFAKIGSVLRDEEGKAFKIKKTKLRGVESYGMLCSEDELGIGDHGSGIMEFADRIQVGADISEIYGDTVLEISLTPNLGHCASVLGVVRELAAMTGKQYRLPAIKIEENEEEAFEAVSVEVACFEKCPRYACRVIKGVKVGPSPDWLQKKLLACDQRPVNNVVDATNYVLMEMGHPLHAFDYDLLEERRIVVRTAQEGEAFVSLDEKRRVLTSDDLLICDGKKPVAIAGVMGGLNSEVHEGTVNILLESAYFEAAGIRRTSKRLALQTEASRRFEREADPNQVLAALDRAAVLIKEISGGEICRGVVDVKQKDFSPKEVKCRLSRVNAVLGTQLGMSEVNDLFTRLEFGVKWDGKDTFTLTIPTYRADINSEVDLIEEVARIYGFDNIPKPSSYFTSSDMPHAPIFVFEREIRRRLMAEGLQELLTCDLIGPKLQEAVNGPIMPPENIVKVLNPVSVEQSILRTSLLPGLLQVAKHNYDHECRNLSGFEIGRIHFKEEGRFKEQSMAGVLLMGNRHPDHWERKKDGADFFDLKGIVESLLLETGVLDYQFRSGNLHFFHPGRQGSLCIGEQEVGILGEIHPTILRRMDLSNKVYYAEIDLHLLYQMRQSRRLMEPMPVYPASDRDLTVTVEENVAIQEILEVISSVKSRLLENVSLIDIYRGEKVGESKKNVTLRFIYRNVKKTVSQEAVDAEHARITSQIEARIRRY; encoded by the coding sequence GATGGCGAAGAGCAGTTTCAGGTTGTTTGTGGAGCTCCCAATTGCCGTCCCGGATTGAAAACCGCATTTGCGAAAATCGGCTCGGTGTTGAGAGATGAAGAGGGAAAAGCCTTTAAAATAAAAAAAACAAAGTTGAGAGGCGTGGAATCGTATGGCATGTTATGTTCCGAGGACGAACTTGGGATCGGAGATCATGGCAGCGGGATTATGGAGTTTGCCGACAGAATTCAGGTCGGGGCGGATATTTCTGAGATTTATGGAGATACAGTTTTAGAAATTTCCCTGACGCCTAACTTAGGACATTGCGCAAGTGTGCTTGGTGTCGTAAGAGAATTAGCAGCAATGACGGGCAAGCAGTATCGACTCCCTGCGATAAAGATCGAGGAAAATGAAGAAGAAGCTTTCGAGGCAGTTTCTGTTGAGGTTGCTTGCTTTGAAAAATGTCCCCGCTATGCCTGCCGCGTCATCAAAGGGGTAAAAGTCGGGCCGTCGCCTGATTGGCTGCAGAAAAAGCTGCTAGCGTGCGACCAAAGACCTGTCAACAACGTTGTCGATGCAACGAATTATGTGTTGATGGAGATGGGACACCCTTTGCACGCTTTTGATTACGACCTGTTGGAAGAGAGGCGCATTGTTGTCCGGACAGCTCAGGAAGGAGAAGCTTTTGTCTCTTTGGATGAAAAGAGGCGTGTCCTGACAAGTGATGATCTTTTGATTTGCGACGGAAAAAAACCGGTGGCAATTGCTGGCGTTATGGGGGGCTTGAATTCTGAAGTTCATGAGGGCACAGTCAATATCCTTTTAGAATCGGCTTATTTTGAGGCTGCAGGTATTCGCAGAACAAGCAAGAGGCTGGCGCTGCAGACGGAGGCATCGCGCAGGTTTGAAAGGGAAGCAGACCCTAACCAGGTGTTAGCGGCACTTGATCGAGCGGCTGTGCTGATTAAGGAAATTTCCGGTGGAGAAATTTGCCGTGGCGTGGTTGATGTCAAACAGAAGGATTTTTCGCCGAAAGAGGTCAAATGCCGATTGTCCCGTGTTAATGCGGTACTTGGAACACAGCTTGGAATGAGTGAAGTCAATGACCTTTTCACGCGCTTGGAATTTGGTGTTAAATGGGACGGAAAGGATACTTTCACTTTGACGATTCCGACCTATCGGGCAGATATCAATAGTGAAGTGGATCTGATCGAGGAGGTGGCAAGGATTTATGGATTTGACAATATTCCAAAACCTTCTTCCTATTTCACAAGTTCGGATATGCCCCACGCACCCATTTTTGTGTTTGAGAGAGAGATTCGCAGAAGATTGATGGCTGAGGGGCTTCAGGAGCTTTTGACTTGCGATCTCATCGGGCCGAAATTGCAGGAAGCGGTTAATGGGCCGATCATGCCTCCGGAAAATATTGTAAAGGTGCTCAACCCAGTATCTGTTGAGCAATCCATTTTGCGCACTTCCCTTTTGCCAGGGCTTTTGCAGGTGGCTAAGCACAACTACGATCATGAATGCCGCAATTTGAGTGGTTTTGAAATCGGCAGAATCCATTTTAAAGAAGAGGGCCGGTTCAAGGAACAATCGATGGCGGGAGTTTTGCTGATGGGAAACCGCCATCCGGATCACTGGGAAAGGAAAAAGGATGGAGCGGATTTTTTTGATCTCAAAGGAATTGTGGAATCGCTTCTCTTGGAAACCGGAGTATTGGATTACCAATTCCGCAGCGGAAATCTCCATTTTTTCCACCCTGGAAGGCAGGGAAGTCTCTGTATCGGAGAGCAGGAAGTGGGAATTCTAGGAGAGATCCATCCAACCATTTTGAGGCGGATGGATTTATCGAATAAGGTTTACTATGCAGAGATTGATCTTCATTTGCTTTATCAGATGCGGCAAAGCCGTAGGCTGATGGAGCCGATGCCGGTTTATCCGGCATCGGATCGAGATTTAACGGTCACAGTGGAAGAAAATGTTGCAATTCAGGAAATTTTGGAGGTGATTTCATCGGTGAAGTCGCGTTTATTGGAAAATGTTTCGTTGATCGATATCTATCGTGGAGAGAAGGTTGGTGAAAGTAAGAAAAATGTCACGTTGAGATTTATTTATAGAAATGTGAAGAAAACGGTTTCTCAAGAAGCTGTCGACGCAGAACATGCGCGGATCACATCACAAATTGAGGCACGTATTAGGAGGTATTGA